The nucleotide sequence CGCACCAATCGTCACATTAAAGAAGGAATTAGGAGTTATAATTGCAGACAATTTTCTAACGGAAACCCCCATAAATAGAAGCAAACTCATGGCCTTAGAAACCTTCGTAGCCCAGGCATCGATGGCTATTTCAAGGGCCCTTCTCTTTAAGCAATTGGAGGAAAAAGACAAATTGATCCTTGAGTTACAGAAAAAAGCAATCTACCAAGAGCTGATTTTCCAGCTCAGCCACGAGATTAAAAATCCACTTACGGTCCTTGGAGGTGTGGCAGCAATCTTGAAAGAAGAAATTGGGCCAGAGCATCCACTCAGAATTTACGTAGACGCTATAATAAGCAATGTTACCAAAATGGAGAATATTCTCAAACAGACCATTGAAGGGCTAAAATCTCAAATTGATACAAAAAGGGAAAGAACAAATTTAAACGACTTAATCAACTCCAAACTAAATGAACTCAGCGGACTTTTCAAAGCTCATAAAGTTGAAGTCGAATTCAAGCCTTTAATCGAAGTTCCTGACCTTCTTTTGCCCAAGGATCATCTATCGGAAGTGTTGGAGTATATAATTTTTAACGCGGTAGAAGCAATGCCAAGCGGAGGAAAACTTGAAATATGGCTGGAACGGGAAAATAGCGGAGTATCGATATACATCAAAGACTACGGTGTAGGCATTCCTCCCGAGGTCCTTCCCAGAATTTTTGATCCCTTTTTTAGTACAAAGAAAGAGGGATATGGGCTTGGGCTCTATAATGCAAAACAGATACTACTGGGACTCGGGGGGGATATCGATTGCCAATCGGAAGTAGGAAAGGGAACAACCTTTCGCATATTTATACCAATCCCCGTCCCCTGATTTTTTTAAGCGAGGCTTAAATATTATAATTTACCATAGGGAGGAGTGAATGAAGAGGATAATTGAGTGTGTTCCAAATTTTTCTGAAGGAAGGGACCCATCAGTGATAAACGCTATTTCGAAAGAAATTGAAAGTGTGTCCGGAG is from bacterium and encodes:
- a CDS encoding GAF domain-containing sensor histidine kinase translates to MLETPDLLRTVNTLASVLEESTDLNEILFATLTAITSGESFGFNRAFVMLFENDVLKPVFALGPKDRGDAELIWKELIEKKYTLDDLIRGYSIEKFKKEWEKLKPFFENITITREELIKENSEIERALTERKARSFRIDNPELLEYRKFKELGAKEFAVAPIVTLKKELGVIIADNFLTETPINRSKLMALETFVAQASMAISRALLFKQLEEKDKLILELQKKAIYQELIFQLSHEIKNPLTVLGGVAAILKEEIGPEHPLRIYVDAIISNVTKMENILKQTIEGLKSQIDTKRERTNLNDLINSKLNELSGLFKAHKVEVEFKPLIEVPDLLLPKDHLSEVLEYIIFNAVEAMPSGGKLEIWLERENSGVSIYIKDYGVGIPPEVLPRIFDPFFSTKKEGYGLGLYNAKQILLGLGGDIDCQSEVGKGTTFRIFIPIPVP